The Deinococcus hopiensis KR-140 sequence CACGGCGGCGGCGAAGGTGCCCGCGCTGATCAGGTCCCCCGTCACCGCCACGGTGAGGAGGGTCAGGCCCAGGCCCTGATATACCCCGGTCAGGGCGTGCCGGTGGGTCACGTGCCCCGATTCGTGGGCGAGCACGCCCAGCAGTTCGCGGTCCGAGCGCGACAGGGCCACGAGCTGATCGGTCATCACCACGGTGCCGTTGGGCAGCGCAAATGCGTTCGCGCCGATCTCGAAAGGAGCCCCGTTCGGCGCGCCGTCGCGCAGCAGCAGCCGGTAGGGGTAGCTGCCACCCGCCCACTTGGTGACCTGCCGGAAGCCTGCCTGAAGTTGCGCCTGCTTCGCCCCGCTGAGGTGGCTGGGGCCCAGATAATGGCCCTGGTCCAGAAACTCCACCGTTTCCCGGTCAAAGGCCACCAGCACGCTCCGGGGGGTGGCGCTCGCCGCGCCGCGAGCCAGCATTGGGATTCCGAACACCACGAACGCCACCGATAGCGCCAGCGTGAGCCCCAGCGCCCCCAGGGCCGTCCACCACCGCGCCTCCAGCCGCCGCACGCCGCTCAGCGCACGGTTGCGGCCGAGCCGCGCCTCCAGGGCCGTGACCCCCGCGTCGTCTGGCGTCTCGAAGCGCGCGCCGTCTGGAAACTTCAGCACCCGCCGCACACCGGGAATGGGCGGGTCAATGCGCAGTTGGCGCAGGGGCCAGCGCGTCTCGGTGCCGCCCTCGATATGCAGCGTCGCGCGCTCGCCTGCCACATCCAGCGTGGCCTGGTGATGCCGGCTGCTGCGCCCGTCGAAGGCCACGCCGGACAGCGAGAGAAGGGGGAGAGAAGGAGAAGTCAAGGGGCACCTCGGGGAGTGGGAGTTCGGCGGGGTCAGAATCCCAGGTTGATGTCGAGCAGTTCGGTGGCGGCCTCGCCCAGCGCACTCTCGCCCAGCGTCACGTCCGCCGCGAAGTCGTCCAGCGGCGCAATGGCCCGCACATGCACGCCCTGCGCGACGTAGCGGGCGCGGCGCACGTCGGCCCAGGGGGTGGCCAGCCCCAGCGTGAACACCTGCGCCAGCCGGTTGGTCAGGCTGATCCACACCAGCCGCCATGGACTGAAGGAAGCCCCGGTGCGGACCACGCCGCCGATCTCCACATGGTTGAGGACGTAGCGCATGGTGGCGGCGCGGACGTACTGCCACGCCACCACATACAGGGCCAGAAAGGCAAGGTACGCGGCCCCCACAGCGACGGCGATCCCCGTCCAGCTCCAGTCGTCCAGGTTGCTCCGTAGACCCCCCACCACGGCAAACACGGCGATCAGGGGCACCGCCAGCAGAACCGTCCCGCCGATGGTCAGGCCCAGCCCAGTCAGCCCGATGAGGTAAAATTGCCCCACGTCGCCCCGGAAGGTGGCCCGGGCGTTGCCGTAGGCGGCGTTGTGCACCTGAAAGCGCCGCTGCATGAACCATGCCCACGGCAGGCCCAGCGCGCTCGACAAGCCCCCAACGATGTTGCCCAGCCCATAGGCCAGGTACGCCTCGCCCGCCTGCCCGTGGTGACGGAAGCGCAGGCCCCGGTGTGCCGTGTTCGCCGCCGTGAAGCGCAGCGACTTCATAACCAGCCAGGGGTACAGCACGAAGAACAGTACGGCGATCAGGCCCGCCAGCCAATAGGTCTTCTCAAAGTTCTGCGACAGCGTGTAGGTCAGGAAAAATGCGCCCACGATCAGGTAGCCGCGCAGCAGGGCCAGCGGTTCGGCGGTGTACTCGAAGTTGTGGCCGTCCAGCCAGGTGTGGCCGTAGAAATACTGCCGTTGCCGTACCCGCGCCCAGGGCAGGTACAGCCCCAGCGTCACGATGCTCAGCGCGGTGTTCACGATCCAGATGCGGAAGTATTCGCCCGCCTCGCCGGTAAAGGCCATCGGATAGACCTGAACGTTGGGAGCCACCGGGCGCAGGGCCACGGGCTGTGGGGACGGCCCGCCCGCCTCTCCGCCTCCACCTTTTTCCAGTCGAACCGGGGGAAGGGGGGCAACCTGCTCCTCGGCCTGCGGGTGCCGTCCCAGGGGTGGACGCGGGGGCTGGGGCGGCTCGTCGGTCATGTGCGCATGCTATAGGCAAAGGGGCGCAGGCGGGGCCAAGGATCCCGCTCCGTCCAGACGGGAAGTCGGGGCAGTTCCCACCGATGGTGTCCCTCCTGCCTGAAACGTCCCGCCCCCCCGCGCCTACACTGGGGACATGACCGCGCCCCTCCACGTCCGCCGCCGAACCGTGACCGCCTGGGTGGGGAACGTGCCCGTCGGCAGCGCGCACCCCATCGCCGTGCAGTCCATGACAAACACCGACACCGCCGACGCCGAGGCCACCGCCATTCAGGTGGCCCAGCTTGCCCGCGCGGGGTCTGAGATCGTGCGCGTGACGGTCAACACCCGCGAGGCCGCCGCCGCCCTCCCCGAGATCGTGTCCCGGCTGCATGACCTCGGCATTGACGTGCCCATCGTGGGCGACTTCCACTACAACGGGCACATCCTGCTGCGGGAATTCCCGGAGGCGGCCCGCCTGCTCGCCAAGTACCGCATCAACCCCGGGAACGTGGGGGCCGGGCAGCACCACGACGTCAACTTCGCGACGATGATCGAGGTGGCGAAGGACTTCGGCAAGCCTGTCCGCATCGGTGTGAACTGGGGCTCGCTGGACCAACAGGTCCTCGCCCGCCTGATGGACGAAAACGCCCGGCGCGGCAGCCCCAAATCGGGCACCGACGTAATGATCGACGCGATGGTGGTCTCCGCCCTCGACTCGGCCCGCTACGCCGAGGAACTGGGGCTGCCGCACGACCGCATCCTGATCTCGGTGAAGGTCAGCTCCGCGCCTGAGCTGTGGCAGGTCTACCGTCAGTTGGCTGCCCAGTGCGACTACCCGCTGCACCTCGGCCTGACCGAAGCGGGCATGGGCATGAAAGGCATGGTGGCCTCCTCCGTGGCCCTCGCGCCACTGCTGGTGGACGGGATCGGAGATACCATCCGCGTGTCGCTGACGCCCGAACCCGGCGCGCCGCGCAAATTGGAGGTGGAGGTCGCGCAGCAGATTCTCCAGAGCCTCGGCCTGCGCCAGTTTCTGCCCCAGGTCACGTCCTGCCCCGGCTGCGGACGCACCACGTCCACCTTCTTCCAGGGCCTTGCGCAACAAATCCAGAACCACATCCGCGACGCCATGCCCGAATGGAAGGCCAAGTACGCCGGCGTGGAGGACATGCAGGTGGCCGTGATGGGCTGCATCGTGAACGGCCCCGGCGAGAGCAAACACGCCAACATCGGCATCTCACTGCCCGGCACCGGCGAGGACCCCCGCGCCCCCGTGTACCAGGACGGCAAGCTGCTGACCACCCTGAAGGGCCCGCGCATCGCGGAGGACTTTCAGGACCTGCTGGAAAAGTATGTGGAGGAGAGGTACGGGCGGGGGGTAGGTGTCTGATGGGGGGATGAGGAGCAGCCCCTCGAACCCAATCACTTCGTAAGCAATTCAATTGGAGTGCGTACCAGACTGCTGCCGTTCCACCCATTTGCGCCATCATCCCCTATGCACCTCGCCCTGATTGCCGACATTCACGCCAATGTCTACGCCTTGGACGCTGTACTCGAGCATATTCGGGGGCAGGCGGTGGACCTGACCGTCAACCTCGGAGACGTGCTGTGGGGCAATCTCGACGCGCCGGGCTGCGTGGAGCGGGTGATGGGCTTTCCCGGGGTGCGCGGCAACCACGACGAGGAGTTGGCCCCTGAGTGTGGACCGCTGACCGAGGAAGCGGGGGCCTTTCTGGCCGGGCTGCCCCTCACGTTGCCGTTGGAAGGCGTGCTCTGCTTTCACGGCACGCCCACGGGCAACCGCCAACACCTGATGTTGACGGTCACGCCGCAGGGGGCGCGGCCCGCCACGCCGGAAGAGATTCGGGACCGGCTGGGCGAGGTGGCCGCTTCCGTCGTCGTCTGCGCCCATACCCACCTGCCGCGTGTGGTTCAGCTTCCGGGTGGGCCGCTCGTGGTCAATCCCGGCAGTGTTGGGCTGCCCGCGTATACCGACGCCGCACCATCCCCC is a genomic window containing:
- a CDS encoding M48 family metallopeptidase — translated: MTSPSLPLLSLSGVAFDGRSSRHHQATLDVAGERATLHIEGGTETRWPLRQLRIDPPIPGVRRVLKFPDGARFETPDDAGVTALEARLGRNRALSGVRRLEARWWTALGALGLTLALSVAFVVFGIPMLARGAASATPRSVLVAFDRETVEFLDQGHYLGPSHLSGAKQAQLQAGFRQVTKWAGGSYPYRLLLRDGAPNGAPFEIGANAFALPNGTVVMTDQLVALSRSDRELLGVLAHESGHVTHRHALTGVYQGLGLTLLTVAVTGDLISAGTFAAAVPASLLQRGYSRDAETQADEVSGRFLMGAYGSTKPLRDILGRLETEDKNADENSVKAEHRVEDLLQTHPGTLDRIRHLREIENAQKPG
- a CDS encoding YjgN family protein; translated protein: MTDEPPQPPRPPLGRHPQAEEQVAPLPPVRLEKGGGGEAGGPSPQPVALRPVAPNVQVYPMAFTGEAGEYFRIWIVNTALSIVTLGLYLPWARVRQRQYFYGHTWLDGHNFEYTAEPLALLRGYLIVGAFFLTYTLSQNFEKTYWLAGLIAVLFFVLYPWLVMKSLRFTAANTAHRGLRFRHHGQAGEAYLAYGLGNIVGGLSSALGLPWAWFMQRRFQVHNAAYGNARATFRGDVGQFYLIGLTGLGLTIGGTVLLAVPLIAVFAVVGGLRSNLDDWSWTGIAVAVGAAYLAFLALYVVAWQYVRAATMRYVLNHVEIGGVVRTGASFSPWRLVWISLTNRLAQVFTLGLATPWADVRRARYVAQGVHVRAIAPLDDFAADVTLGESALGEAATELLDINLGF
- the ispG gene encoding flavodoxin-dependent (E)-4-hydroxy-3-methylbut-2-enyl-diphosphate synthase, translating into MTAPLHVRRRTVTAWVGNVPVGSAHPIAVQSMTNTDTADAEATAIQVAQLARAGSEIVRVTVNTREAAAALPEIVSRLHDLGIDVPIVGDFHYNGHILLREFPEAARLLAKYRINPGNVGAGQHHDVNFATMIEVAKDFGKPVRIGVNWGSLDQQVLARLMDENARRGSPKSGTDVMIDAMVVSALDSARYAEELGLPHDRILISVKVSSAPELWQVYRQLAAQCDYPLHLGLTEAGMGMKGMVASSVALAPLLVDGIGDTIRVSLTPEPGAPRKLEVEVAQQILQSLGLRQFLPQVTSCPGCGRTTSTFFQGLAQQIQNHIRDAMPEWKAKYAGVEDMQVAVMGCIVNGPGESKHANIGISLPGTGEDPRAPVYQDGKLLTTLKGPRIAEDFQDLLEKYVEERYGRGVGV
- a CDS encoding metallophosphoesterase family protein, which codes for MHLALIADIHANVYALDAVLEHIRGQAVDLTVNLGDVLWGNLDAPGCVERVMGFPGVRGNHDEELAPECGPLTEEAGAFLAGLPLTLPLEGVLCFHGTPTGNRQHLMLTVTPQGARPATPEEIRDRLGEVAASVVVCAHTHLPRVVQLPGGPLVVNPGSVGLPAYTDAAPSPYVAENFSPHARYAVLTRTCGGWQVDHHAVPYDHERAARETAAAGRPDRAHWLRTGLAQ